Proteins from a single region of Candidatus Methylacidiphilales bacterium:
- a CDS encoding glycosyltransferase family 2 protein, giving the protein MTPQKARYCVLAPTYNNAPTLDGVLRGVLKQTSDIIVVNDGSTDGTQGILDRFPAITQLRHTANYGKGAALRAGLKLAVKLGYTHAISLDSDGQHRPEDLSKFIEALQASPDALVIGNRNLRGAGPQFKSRLLRFNSNFWTWVITGRWIQDSQSGFRAYPLHAVSILSLGAMKYDFESEALIKLCWKGIPVIHVPIEVLYHTKSPSHFRYVRDSALVVRLNCRLMARRFLFSKHHEA; this is encoded by the coding sequence ATGACTCCTCAAAAGGCCAGGTATTGCGTCCTGGCACCGACCTACAACAATGCCCCGACACTGGACGGCGTCCTGCGCGGCGTCCTGAAGCAAACTTCAGACATCATCGTGGTCAATGACGGCTCCACGGATGGAACCCAGGGCATTCTGGACCGCTTTCCGGCGATCACCCAGTTGCGCCACACGGCCAATTACGGAAAAGGCGCCGCCCTCCGAGCCGGCCTGAAACTGGCCGTCAAACTCGGGTACACCCATGCGATCAGCCTCGACAGCGACGGGCAGCATCGCCCCGAGGATTTATCCAAATTCATCGAGGCCCTCCAGGCATCACCGGACGCATTGGTCATCGGGAACCGGAATCTCAGGGGCGCCGGGCCGCAGTTCAAAAGCCGGCTGCTCCGTTTCAACTCCAATTTCTGGACCTGGGTGATAACTGGACGCTGGATCCAGGATTCCCAAAGCGGCTTCCGGGCCTATCCACTCCATGCCGTTTCCATTCTTTCGCTGGGGGCGATGAAATACGATTTCGAATCCGAGGCGCTGATCAAGCTCTGCTGGAAGGGCATTCCCGTCATTCACGTCCCGATTGAAGTGCTCTATCATACCAAAAGCCCCTCGCATTTCCGTTATGTCCGGGATTCAGCACTCGTCGTCCGGCTGAACTGCCGCCTGATGGCCCGGCGCTTTCTTTTTTCAAAACATCATGAGGCGTGA
- a CDS encoding ATP-dependent 6-phosphofructokinase has protein sequence MIKRLAILTSGGDSPGMNPVIRSVTRTGLNNGMEVVGIENGYQGIFDHEFVPLGVLEVSGKIRDAGTFLATSRCQRMMEHNGPQEAIQILRENKIDGLIVCGGDGSLSGAHIIHKLGYPVLGIPGTIDNDLHGTDISLGVDTALNTIITMIDMIKATAASHRRCFIIEVMGRGSGYLALMSTISTGSQVAIIPEYRYNMNSVVEALTRRRERRHNNSTIVVAEGACSGQELLNKLKTEGEKKLNQEIRLTVLGHVQRGGAPTHFDRLLGTRMGEFGVLALMHGETGSMVSLVNGKMNLRDFDEILGRKKNLPADAMRLAKNLGIELGDVMET, from the coding sequence ATGATCAAACGTCTTGCCATTTTGACTTCGGGCGGCGACTCGCCCGGAATGAACCCCGTGATCCGGTCGGTGACCCGGACCGGCCTGAACAACGGCATGGAAGTCGTCGGCATCGAAAACGGGTATCAGGGCATCTTTGACCATGAATTTGTTCCTCTGGGCGTCCTCGAAGTCAGCGGCAAAATCCGGGATGCTGGCACGTTTCTGGCCACCAGCCGCTGCCAGCGCATGATGGAACATAACGGACCCCAGGAAGCCATCCAGATTCTGCGCGAAAACAAGATCGACGGACTCATTGTCTGCGGCGGGGACGGATCGCTCAGCGGCGCCCACATCATCCACAAACTCGGCTACCCCGTCCTCGGCATCCCCGGCACCATCGACAACGATTTGCACGGCACGGATATTTCGCTGGGCGTCGATACCGCTCTGAACACCATCATCACGATGATCGACATGATCAAGGCCACAGCCGCCTCGCATCGCCGCTGTTTTATCATCGAAGTCATGGGACGCGGCTCGGGTTATCTTGCGCTCATGAGCACCATCTCCACAGGCTCCCAAGTGGCGATCATTCCGGAGTATCGTTACAACATGAACTCCGTTGTCGAAGCCCTGACACGCCGCAGGGAGCGCCGCCACAACAACAGCACGATCGTCGTGGCGGAAGGCGCCTGCTCGGGCCAGGAACTGCTGAACAAACTCAAGACCGAGGGCGAAAAAAAACTGAACCAGGAAATACGGCTCACGGTCCTCGGCCATGTGCAGCGCGGCGGAGCGCCCACACACTTCGACCGCCTGCTCGGCACCCGCATGGGTGAATTTGGCGTGCTGGCGCTCATGCACGGGGAAACCGGCTCCATGGTCTCGCTGGTCAATGGCAAGATGAACCTGCGCGACTTCGACGAGATCCTGGGAAGAAAGAAAAATCTGCCGGCGGACGCCATGCGCCTCGCAAAAAATCTCGGGATCGAACTGGGCGATGTCATGGAAACCTGA
- the uvrA gene encoding excinuclease ABC subunit UvrA, with product MPSHSSIQIFGARQNNLKNLNLEIPLNRLIVVTGLSGSGKSSLAFDTLYAEGQRRYTETFSPYTRQFLERMDRPQADRIEGVPPAIALSQVNSVRSSRSTVGTMTEAADYLKLLFAEMAELYSPLSGRRIQPWTPQHVTNELLKNNAGKAALILFEIPFPHGTAWDSIRKFIQARGFLRIYCNGKIHRLDSAESPNLSVLDAAPAKKSPGKKSKPDIIVSVIADRITLETAAKSRLTEALQTAFEFGKGLITVVFDGTSAESGNRLRFATRWVDPDSGIEYTPPSPSLFSYNNPVGACPACRGFGRSVEIDYNLALPDRNLSIRDGVVKPFQTEANAECQEDLVKACRKKGIPLHQPFASLKPEQQQFVIQGEPTRGKTAEQVWESGKWYGVKGFFEWLETRTYKMHIRVLLARYRAYKTCTACDGGRFQPETGLWRLNGKSLAEVNGSPVHDLVAWFEKITSKDESTLILLEQILFRIRYLDEVGLGYLTLNRASRTLSGGEIQRVNLTTCLGTSLVGTLFVLDEPSIGLHPRDTERLIRILRQLRDQGNTVMVVEHDSSVIQAADHILELGPGRGETGGGLVFEGAPSELVRHPKSLTGSYLSGAKSIPVPERRRSLEQATWISFEGASKHNLRDLSFRFPTCRFTAITGVSGSGKSTLVDEIIFKHLSLQLNRPASEPGELKKLVNGSAVSDVVIVDQSPLTKTPRSTPLLYLGVYDSVRELFAMTESAQQAGLNASGFSFNAGTGRCQRCNGTGHEQIQMQFLSDIFVQCPVCEGKRFQPHVLKVQYRGTSISELLDLTVSQGLALFSTPAPDATPRELSQRKTVAEALGLLDRVGLGYLRLGQPINQLSGGEAQRLKLISHLAKSLSNRNESAKTGSGSKLLILDEPTTGLHFDDIRVLLEVLQALVDSGQTLLVIEHNMEVVKCADYILDLGPEAGELGGRLVACGTPEEIAAHPQSRTAQYLAPLLSRSKSKKQILKPLKSRKSAPAVSARQSTCIQVRGARHHNLKNISLDIPRDKMVIITGLSGSGKSTLAFDLLFAEGQRRYLDCLNTYARQFIEQLEKPRVDSISGIPPSVAIEQRTTRGGGKSTVATVTELYHFLRLLYAKLGVQHDPESGEPCIRQSAADIVQEAQKQASQSELTLIAPMIRGRKGLYTELANWAQRKGYPVLRVDGKWIEPAKFKALDRYREHTIDLILGNLDRKTSNLPVLVNQALAYGQGTIYLLDNHKREQVLSTALYCPGTGRSFDPLDPRLFSYNSPHGWCPECQGYGTVAKITLDPDLSEVEREQQLDLARENLEPEETAPCPTCHGARLNPVARAVRFSGKPITDINAMTVRDFAGFFSRLKWKGREAIIARDIRPEIEQRVKFLRHVGLDYLNLDRAAPTLSGGESQRIRLAAQLGSNLQGVLYVLDEPTIGLHPRDNDELIRTLRELQQRGNSLVIVEHDEDTMRHSDYIIDLGPGAGVHGGEVVACGSWKEISRHTKSATGLLLGNPILHPSRGSRRPIGSKNPWLQMKGAHANNLKNIDVKIPIGRFTCISGVSGSGKSSLMHRVIIPAVSQALPTASRKNKTALPCASLTGADVFGKIVEVDQSPIGKTSRSTVCTYIGLMDHFRKLLAQTQLARARGFTAGHFSYNSGSGRCPACLGQGSIKVDMNFLPSTFVPCDKCNGKRWTDSVLEVTYRDKNIYQILQLSVDEAADFFEGQPSLQVPLRLLQETGLGYLTLGQTSPTLSGGEAQRIKLVSELAGVRMQEQRQRLRTRDLLAGKTLYLLEEPTVGLHLADVQRLLEVIHKLVDSGNTVVVIEHHLDVLAEADYLIDLGPESGDAGGRIIAQGTPEEVARHPSSHTARYLRPVLARVSRKQ from the coding sequence ATGCCCTCCCACAGCTCAATCCAGATATTCGGCGCGCGCCAAAACAACCTGAAAAATCTCAATCTTGAGATCCCACTCAACCGGCTCATTGTGGTCACGGGACTGAGCGGCTCCGGCAAATCGTCGCTCGCCTTCGACACGCTCTATGCCGAGGGCCAGCGCCGTTACACCGAGACCTTTTCCCCCTATACCCGGCAATTTCTTGAACGCATGGACAGGCCGCAAGCCGACCGGATCGAGGGCGTCCCACCCGCCATCGCCCTGAGCCAGGTCAATTCGGTCCGCAGCTCGCGCAGTACGGTCGGAACCATGACCGAGGCGGCCGATTATCTCAAACTGCTCTTTGCTGAAATGGCCGAGCTTTACAGCCCGCTCAGCGGACGACGGATTCAACCGTGGACTCCCCAACACGTGACAAATGAACTTCTGAAAAACAACGCCGGAAAAGCCGCCCTGATCCTGTTTGAGATCCCCTTCCCACATGGCACCGCCTGGGACTCCATCCGGAAATTCATCCAGGCCCGTGGATTCCTGCGGATCTACTGCAACGGAAAAATCCACCGGCTGGATTCTGCGGAAAGTCCGAACCTCAGCGTTCTGGATGCGGCGCCGGCAAAAAAATCTCCTGGGAAAAAATCAAAACCAGACATCATTGTCTCGGTGATTGCCGACCGCATCACGCTGGAAACGGCGGCTAAATCACGCCTGACCGAGGCTTTGCAAACCGCGTTTGAATTTGGAAAAGGCCTGATCACGGTCGTTTTCGATGGGACCAGCGCGGAGAGCGGCAACCGCCTGCGTTTCGCCACGCGCTGGGTGGATCCGGACAGCGGCATCGAATACACGCCGCCCTCGCCCTCGCTTTTCAGCTACAACAATCCGGTAGGCGCCTGTCCCGCGTGCCGGGGCTTCGGACGCAGTGTTGAAATCGATTACAACCTGGCCCTGCCCGACCGCAACCTCAGCATCCGGGACGGCGTGGTCAAACCCTTCCAGACCGAGGCCAATGCCGAATGCCAGGAGGACCTCGTAAAGGCCTGCCGAAAAAAAGGCATCCCCCTCCACCAACCCTTCGCCTCCCTCAAGCCGGAGCAGCAGCAGTTCGTCATCCAGGGTGAACCCACCCGGGGCAAAACCGCAGAACAAGTGTGGGAATCCGGGAAATGGTACGGGGTCAAGGGTTTTTTTGAATGGCTCGAAACCCGGACGTACAAAATGCACATCCGCGTGCTGCTCGCGCGCTACCGCGCCTATAAAACCTGCACGGCCTGCGACGGGGGACGCTTCCAACCCGAGACCGGACTCTGGCGGCTGAATGGCAAATCACTTGCGGAAGTGAACGGCTCCCCGGTTCATGATCTTGTTGCATGGTTTGAAAAAATCACTTCCAAGGACGAGTCCACGCTCATCCTTCTGGAACAAATTCTGTTCCGAATCCGCTATCTCGACGAGGTCGGGCTCGGTTATCTGACCCTCAATCGCGCCAGCCGCACCTTGTCAGGCGGCGAAATCCAACGAGTCAATCTCACGACCTGCCTCGGCACTTCCCTGGTCGGCACGCTGTTTGTACTGGACGAGCCCAGCATCGGCCTCCACCCGCGCGATACCGAGCGCCTGATCCGCATCCTCCGGCAATTGCGCGACCAGGGGAACACCGTGATGGTTGTCGAACACGACTCCTCCGTCATTCAGGCCGCCGACCACATCCTTGAGCTGGGACCCGGCCGCGGTGAAACCGGAGGCGGGCTCGTTTTTGAGGGAGCGCCGTCCGAACTCGTCCGCCACCCGAAAAGCCTGACAGGCAGTTATCTTTCCGGCGCAAAATCAATCCCCGTTCCGGAACGCCGCCGCAGCCTGGAGCAGGCGACCTGGATCAGCTTCGAAGGCGCTTCCAAGCATAACCTGCGGGACTTGTCCTTCCGCTTCCCCACCTGCCGCTTCACCGCCATCACCGGCGTCAGCGGATCGGGCAAAAGCACGCTGGTGGATGAAATCATTTTCAAACATCTTTCGCTCCAGCTCAACCGTCCGGCCAGCGAGCCGGGAGAGCTGAAAAAACTGGTCAATGGCAGCGCCGTTTCGGATGTCGTCATCGTGGATCAAAGCCCGCTCACCAAGACACCCCGCTCCACGCCTCTGCTCTACCTCGGCGTTTATGATTCCGTGCGCGAATTGTTTGCGATGACCGAATCCGCCCAACAGGCCGGCCTGAACGCCTCGGGATTTTCTTTCAACGCCGGCACCGGCCGTTGCCAGCGCTGCAATGGCACGGGCCATGAACAAATCCAGATGCAGTTCCTTTCGGACATTTTTGTCCAATGTCCGGTCTGCGAAGGAAAACGCTTCCAACCCCATGTCCTGAAAGTCCAGTACCGCGGGACTTCCATTTCGGAACTGCTCGACCTGACCGTCAGCCAGGGACTCGCCCTTTTTTCCACTCCAGCGCCCGATGCCACACCCCGCGAGCTTTCCCAGCGCAAAACCGTTGCGGAAGCCCTTGGCCTGCTGGACCGGGTCGGGCTCGGCTATCTGAGGCTCGGCCAGCCGATCAACCAGCTCTCCGGCGGCGAAGCCCAGCGCCTGAAACTCATCAGCCACCTCGCCAAAAGCCTGTCAAATCGCAATGAATCAGCTAAAACGGGGTCTGGCAGCAAACTGCTCATTCTGGATGAGCCGACAACAGGCCTGCATTTCGACGACATCCGCGTCCTGCTCGAGGTGCTGCAGGCGCTGGTCGATTCCGGCCAAACGCTGCTTGTGATCGAGCATAACATGGAAGTCGTCAAATGCGCGGACTACATCCTCGACCTCGGTCCCGAGGCCGGCGAACTCGGCGGACGGCTCGTCGCCTGCGGCACACCGGAGGAAATCGCCGCCCATCCGCAAAGCCGGACAGCCCAATACCTGGCGCCGCTGTTGAGCCGCTCGAAATCCAAAAAACAAATTTTGAAACCGCTCAAAAGTCGCAAGTCCGCTCCTGCCGTTTCCGCGCGCCAATCGACCTGCATTCAAGTCCGGGGCGCCCGGCATCACAACCTGAAGAACATCTCATTGGACATTCCTCGGGATAAAATGGTAATTATTACCGGTTTGTCAGGCTCGGGAAAAAGCACCCTGGCCTTCGACCTTCTCTTCGCCGAGGGGCAGCGGCGCTATCTCGACTGCCTGAACACCTACGCGCGGCAGTTCATCGAGCAGCTCGAAAAACCCCGCGTGGATTCCATCAGCGGCATTCCGCCGTCCGTCGCCATTGAACAGCGCACGACCCGCGGCGGCGGCAAAAGCACCGTCGCCACCGTTACGGAACTCTATCATTTCCTGCGGCTCCTCTATGCCAAATTGGGCGTACAGCACGACCCGGAGAGCGGTGAACCCTGCATCCGCCAGTCGGCGGCGGATATTGTGCAGGAGGCGCAAAAACAGGCCTCGCAATCCGAACTGACCCTCATCGCGCCCATGATCCGCGGGCGCAAAGGGCTGTACACGGAACTGGCCAACTGGGCCCAGCGCAAGGGATATCCCGTTTTGCGCGTCGATGGCAAATGGATCGAGCCGGCCAAATTCAAAGCCCTTGACCGTTACCGCGAGCACACAATCGACCTCATTCTCGGCAACCTGGACCGTAAAACCTCCAACCTTCCCGTTTTGGTCAACCAGGCCCTGGCCTACGGGCAGGGCACCATTTACCTGCTCGACAACCACAAGCGCGAACAGGTGCTGAGCACAGCGCTGTATTGCCCCGGTACCGGGCGCTCATTCGATCCTCTCGATCCGCGGCTCTTTTCCTACAACAGCCCGCACGGCTGGTGCCCGGAATGCCAGGGCTACGGCACTGTCGCGAAAATCACTCTGGACCCCGACCTTTCAGAAGTGGAACGGGAACAGCAACTCGACCTGGCGCGCGAAAATCTCGAACCCGAAGAAACCGCCCCCTGCCCGACCTGCCACGGCGCGCGCCTGAACCCGGTCGCGCGTGCGGTGCGCTTTTCGGGAAAGCCCATCACGGACATCAACGCCATGACCGTGCGCGATTTTGCCGGATTCTTTTCACGCCTGAAATGGAAAGGCCGCGAGGCCATCATCGCCCGCGATATCCGGCCTGAAATTGAGCAGCGCGTCAAATTCCTGCGTCATGTCGGGCTCGATTACCTCAACCTCGACCGTGCGGCTCCCACGCTCTCGGGGGGCGAATCCCAGCGCATCCGGCTTGCAGCCCAACTCGGGTCAAACCTTCAGGGCGTGCTCTATGTGCTCGATGAACCCACCATCGGATTGCACCCCCGCGACAACGACGAACTCATCCGCACCCTGCGCGAACTCCAGCAGCGCGGCAATTCCCTGGTCATCGTCGAACACGACGAGGACACCATGCGCCACTCGGATTACATCATCGATCTCGGTCCCGGCGCCGGCGTTCATGGCGGAGAGGTCGTCGCCTGCGGTTCCTGGAAGGAAATTTCGCGCCACACGAAGTCCGCCACCGGATTGCTATTGGGCAATCCGATCCTCCACCCGTCCCGCGGGTCGCGCCGCCCCATCGGCTCGAAGAATCCATGGCTCCAAATGAAAGGCGCGCACGCCAATAATTTAAAAAATATCGATGTCAAAATCCCCATCGGTCGCTTCACCTGCATTTCCGGCGTCAGCGGTTCCGGAAAAAGTTCCCTCATGCACCGGGTCATCATCCCCGCAGTCAGCCAGGCCTTGCCCACGGCTTCCCGAAAAAACAAAACCGCCCTGCCCTGCGCGTCCCTCACGGGCGCGGATGTTTTTGGAAAAATTGTGGAAGTGGATCAGTCGCCCATCGGGAAAACATCACGTTCCACCGTTTGCACTTATATCGGCTTGATGGATCATTTCCGGAAACTTTTGGCCCAGACACAGCTCGCACGGGCGCGCGGATTCACCGCCGGCCATTTTTCCTACAACTCGGGAAGCGGGCGCTGCCCCGCCTGCCTCGGCCAGGGATCCATCAAGGTCGATATGAATTTCCTGCCCTCCACCTTCGTGCCCTGCGACAAATGCAACGGCAAACGCTGGACGGATTCCGTTTTGGAAGTGACCTACCGTGACAAAAATATTTACCAGATTCTTCAACTTAGCGTCGATGAAGCGGCTGACTTTTTCGAAGGCCAGCCCTCCCTCCAGGTGCCGCTCCGGCTGCTGCAGGAAACCGGCCTCGGCTACCTCACGCTCGGCCAGACCAGTCCAACCCTCTCGGGCGGCGAAGCCCAGCGCATCAAGCTGGTCTCGGAGCTGGCCGGTGTCCGGATGCAGGAACAGCGCCAAAGGCTGCGAACCCGCGATTTGCTGGCAGGCAAAACGCTTTATCTGCTGGAAGAACCCACTGTGGGCCTGCATCTCGCCGACGTCCAACGCCTGCTCGAAGTCATCCACAAACTTGTGGATTCGGGAAATACCGTCGTTGTCATCGAACATCATCTCGATGTTCTGGCCGAGGCGGATTATCTGATCGATCTCGGGCCGGAAAGCGGCGATGCGGGAGGGCGCATCATCGCGCAGGGCACGCCCGAGGAAGTGGCCCGGCATCCCTCCAGCCACACGGCAAGATACCTGCGCCCGGTTTTGGCGCGGGTTTCCCGCAAACAGTAA